In Modestobacter versicolor, a single genomic region encodes these proteins:
- a CDS encoding FAD-dependent oxidoreductase has product MVVVGGGVMGSATAWALARRGVDVVLLERFGPGHAHGASHGRSRIYRSTYAQPHHQALVAEARRLWAELEEESGARVLHPAPGVATAPVADLGRLREVAAAMTTAGVPHEWLTAAEAEQRWPGMRFPGPVLHEPATAGRVDADAAVTALQAAAAAHGAVVRHHRRVTAVEPDCEGVLVRSAAGAVVRARTAVVAAGAWTADVLPGLVLPPLRVTQEQPAHFRPLDPAAGWPAFTADPDPAEGWPSGVYGLASPNEGVKVGFHGTGPEVHPDRRDHLPEPGQLAQLQEYVRRWLPGLDASAPEPISCTYTTTPTGEFVLDRIGAVVVAAGFSGHGFKSAPAVGRVLADLAVGAAPDAAPFRVAAHAVPA; this is encoded by the coding sequence GTGGTGGTGGTCGGCGGGGGCGTGATGGGCTCGGCGACCGCCTGGGCGCTGGCCCGGCGCGGGGTGGACGTCGTCCTGCTGGAGCGGTTCGGGCCGGGGCACGCGCACGGCGCCTCGCACGGCCGCTCCCGGATCTACCGCAGCACCTACGCCCAGCCGCACCACCAGGCGCTGGTGGCCGAGGCGCGGCGGCTGTGGGCGGAGCTGGAGGAGGAGTCCGGAGCCCGGGTGCTGCACCCGGCGCCGGGCGTCGCCACCGCGCCGGTGGCCGACCTCGGGCGGTTGCGGGAGGTCGCCGCGGCGATGACCACCGCCGGGGTGCCGCACGAGTGGCTCACGGCCGCCGAGGCCGAGCAGCGCTGGCCGGGGATGCGGTTCCCCGGGCCGGTGCTGCACGAGCCGGCCACCGCCGGGCGGGTGGACGCCGACGCCGCGGTGACCGCGCTGCAGGCGGCGGCGGCCGCGCACGGGGCGGTGGTCCGGCACCACCGCCGGGTCACCGCCGTCGAACCGGACTGCGAGGGGGTGCTGGTCCGCTCGGCGGCCGGGGCGGTGGTGCGGGCGCGCACCGCCGTCGTGGCGGCCGGCGCCTGGACAGCCGACGTCCTGCCCGGGCTGGTGCTCCCCCCGCTGCGGGTCACCCAGGAGCAGCCGGCGCACTTCCGGCCGCTGGACCCGGCGGCGGGGTGGCCGGCGTTCACCGCCGACCCCGACCCGGCCGAGGGCTGGCCCAGCGGGGTGTACGGGCTGGCCAGCCCGAACGAGGGCGTGAAGGTCGGCTTCCACGGCACCGGGCCGGAGGTGCACCCCGACCGGCGCGACCACCTGCCGGAACCGGGGCAGCTGGCGCAGCTGCAGGAGTATGTGCGCCGGTGGCTGCCCGGGCTCGACGCCTCGGCGCCGGAGCCGATCTCGTGCACCTACACCACCACGCCGACCGGCGAGTTCGTGCTCGACCGGATCGGCGCGGTGGTGGTGGCGGCCGGCTTCAGCGGGCACGGCTTCAAGTCCGCGCCGGCGGTCGGCCGGGTGCTCGCGGACCTCGCCGTCGGTGCGGCCCCCGACGCGGCGCCGTTCCGGGTCGCCGCGCACGCCGTCCCGGCCTGA
- a CDS encoding ABC transporter substrate-binding protein, which yields MTRTRTPRTRPVLPVTSALLLFTVTLLSACSSSADIEAEERAESSNAGSAQPLSVDTSPEQADRVSSDEDPDAAALVPGAIAADGRLTVGVVGTGEPPLGFLADDNSTVVGSEVDIASLVADSLGLELDLRNISWEQWPLSVQSGDVEAVFSNVGVNAERLQLFDFATYRQGIMAFTAQSGSDLEIAEAADIAGLTLAVGSGTNQERILLDWNADNEAAGLEPATLDYYANAADALLAIRSGRVDAYLGPNPNAVYQESKGQVAIVGTVNAGWPNTTYVAATTLKGNGLVEAVQAGLQHVFDDGSYTATLERWGLTDEAVDEPVVNPQVAS from the coding sequence ATGACCCGCACCCGCACGCCCCGTACCCGCCCGGTCCTCCCGGTGACCAGCGCGCTGCTGCTGTTCACCGTCACGCTGCTCTCGGCCTGCAGCTCGTCGGCCGACATCGAGGCCGAGGAGCGGGCCGAGTCCAGCAACGCCGGGTCCGCCCAGCCGCTCTCCGTCGACACCAGCCCCGAGCAGGCCGACCGGGTCAGCAGCGACGAGGACCCCGACGCCGCCGCCCTGGTGCCCGGTGCGATCGCCGCCGACGGCCGGCTCACCGTCGGCGTCGTGGGCACCGGTGAGCCCCCGCTGGGCTTCCTGGCCGACGACAACAGCACCGTCGTCGGCAGCGAGGTCGACATCGCCTCGCTGGTCGCCGACTCCCTGGGCCTCGAGCTCGACCTGCGCAACATCTCCTGGGAGCAGTGGCCGCTGTCGGTGCAGAGCGGCGACGTCGAGGCGGTGTTCAGCAACGTCGGGGTCAACGCCGAGCGGCTGCAGCTGTTCGACTTCGCCACCTACCGGCAGGGGATCATGGCGTTCACCGCGCAGAGCGGCAGCGACCTGGAGATCGCCGAGGCCGCCGACATCGCCGGCCTCACGCTCGCGGTCGGCTCGGGCACCAACCAGGAGCGCATCCTGCTGGACTGGAACGCCGACAACGAGGCCGCCGGGCTGGAGCCCGCGACGCTGGACTACTACGCCAACGCCGCCGACGCGCTGCTCGCCATCCGGTCGGGCCGGGTCGACGCCTACCTCGGGCCCAACCCCAACGCGGTCTACCAGGAGAGCAAGGGGCAGGTGGCGATCGTCGGCACGGTCAACGCCGGCTGGCCCAACACCACCTACGTCGCGGCCACGACGCTCAAGGGCAACGGGCTGGTCGAGGCGGTGCAGGCCGGCCTGCAGCACGTCTTCGACGACGGCAGCTACACCGCCACCCTGGAGCGCTGGGGGCTCACCGACGAGGCCGTCGACGAGCCCGTGGTCAACCCGCAGGTGGCGTCCTGA
- a CDS encoding ABC transporter substrate-binding protein: MTARTRRAPLVAALAAVSALALGACSSSGEIESAAAADEGGTALVVDTSPEQDRVRTEPSDEAIALLPPGLVDDGVLRVATSPFSAPLSFYADDNATAIGNETDIAQLVADGLGLELQLVPTDWANWPLATRSGDVDVTISNVTVTEERKQLFDFSSYRVDELGFLAQAGSDVEIDEPADVAGLTVAVGSGTNQEKILLAWDEQNRAAGLDPVQVEYFENDGDTTLALQSGRLDLSFGPNATAAYKAARSPEDFAVVGTVNGGWPDTAQIAVATAKGNGLAPAVTAALNAAIEDGSYAEVLERWGLTSEAIERSETNPPGLPAA, translated from the coding sequence GTGACCGCACGTACCCGACGAGCCCCGCTCGTCGCCGCCCTGGCCGCCGTGTCCGCACTGGCCCTCGGGGCGTGCAGCAGCTCCGGGGAGATCGAGAGCGCGGCCGCCGCCGACGAGGGCGGCACCGCCCTGGTCGTGGACACCAGCCCCGAGCAGGACCGCGTGCGCACCGAGCCCAGCGACGAGGCGATCGCCCTGCTGCCCCCGGGCCTGGTCGACGACGGCGTGCTGCGGGTGGCGACGTCGCCGTTCAGCGCACCGCTGTCCTTCTACGCCGACGACAACGCCACCGCGATCGGCAACGAGACCGACATCGCCCAGCTGGTCGCCGACGGGCTGGGCCTGGAGCTGCAGCTGGTGCCGACCGACTGGGCGAACTGGCCGCTGGCCACCCGGTCCGGCGACGTCGACGTCACCATCTCCAACGTCACGGTGACCGAGGAGCGCAAGCAGCTGTTCGACTTCTCCTCCTACCGCGTGGACGAGCTGGGCTTCCTCGCCCAGGCCGGCTCGGACGTCGAGATCGACGAGCCGGCGGACGTCGCCGGGCTGACCGTCGCGGTCGGCTCGGGCACCAACCAGGAGAAGATCCTGCTGGCCTGGGACGAGCAGAACCGCGCCGCCGGGCTGGACCCGGTGCAGGTCGAGTACTTCGAGAACGACGGCGACACCACGCTGGCCCTGCAGTCCGGCCGGCTCGACCTCTCCTTCGGCCCGAACGCGACCGCCGCCTACAAGGCCGCCCGGTCGCCGGAGGACTTCGCGGTCGTCGGCACCGTGAACGGTGGCTGGCCGGACACCGCCCAGATCGCCGTCGCCACCGCGAAGGGCAACGGGCTGGCACCCGCGGTCACCGCCGCGCTGAACGCCGCGATCGAGGACGGCAGCTACGCCGAGGTGCTCGAGCGCTGGGGCCTGACCAGCGAGGCGATCGAGCGCTCCGAGACCAACCCGCCCGGCCTCCCGGCCGCCTGA
- a CDS encoding amino acid ABC transporter ATP-binding protein, with protein sequence MTAVELPTTDTRPGRVEVHGVHKSYAGVEVLHGVDLVVEPGTVTVVLGPSGSGKSTLLRSINHLEKVDRGFVALDGELVGYRRKPHRGRERLHELQEKEVLRQRTRFGFVFQSFNLFPHLTALDNVVEAPVSAQGRGRREVEAEARELLARVGLAGREGAYPRQLSGGQQQRVAIARALAMRPAVLLFDEPTSALDPELVGEVLAVMEDLARSGTTMIVVTHEIGFAREVADQVVFMDEGRVVEQGPPEQVIDAPQHDRTRAFLARVL encoded by the coding sequence ATGACCGCCGTCGAGCTCCCGACCACCGACACCCGGCCCGGCCGGGTCGAGGTGCACGGCGTGCACAAGTCCTACGCCGGCGTGGAGGTGCTGCACGGCGTCGACCTGGTGGTCGAGCCGGGCACGGTGACCGTCGTCCTCGGGCCGTCGGGCTCGGGGAAGTCGACGCTGCTGCGCAGCATCAACCACCTGGAGAAGGTCGACCGCGGGTTCGTCGCGCTGGACGGCGAGCTGGTCGGCTACCGCCGCAAGCCCCACCGCGGGCGCGAGCGGCTGCACGAGCTGCAGGAGAAGGAGGTGCTGCGGCAGCGCACCCGGTTCGGGTTCGTCTTCCAGTCCTTCAACCTCTTCCCGCACCTCACCGCGCTGGACAACGTCGTCGAGGCCCCGGTCTCCGCGCAGGGCCGCGGGCGCCGGGAGGTCGAAGCCGAGGCCCGCGAGCTGCTCGCCCGGGTCGGGCTGGCCGGCCGCGAGGGCGCCTACCCGCGGCAGCTGTCCGGCGGGCAGCAGCAGCGGGTGGCGATCGCCCGGGCGCTGGCCATGCGCCCGGCGGTCCTGCTCTTCGACGAGCCGACGTCGGCGCTGGACCCGGAGCTGGTCGGTGAGGTGCTCGCGGTCATGGAGGACCTCGCCCGCAGCGGCACCACGATGATCGTGGTCACCCACGAGATCGGCTTCGCCCGCGAGGTCGCCGACCAGGTCGTCTTCATGGACGAGGGCCGGGTGGTCGAGCAGGGCCCGCCCGAGCAGGTGATCGACGCCCCGCAGCACGACCGCACCCGCGCCTTCCTCGCGCGCGTTCTCTAA
- a CDS encoding amino acid ABC transporter permease — protein MTTLETRPAAAASPAGTPYDQLQVVPARHPGRWVATAVVAVLLAMVLNSLVTNPRWEWDVVGAYLTEESIVRGVLTTIQLTAITAVLGFALGTVLALMRLSRSPLLQAVSWGYTWVFRSVPLILQLLLWYNLAYLYQHLDIGIPFGPSFASVETLSLIDKFGAAVLGLGLHQAAYSAEIVRAGILSVDQGQHEAAASLGIPRRRQTTRIVLPQAMRTIVPTAVNEVIGLFKGTSIVYVLALGELFYTVSVIYGRTQRVLPMLVVAAVWYVVLTTVVTVVQYHVERHYARGAVRTLPPTPLQRVRSELGAVLSRFGAPRGATR, from the coding sequence ATGACCACGCTGGAGACCCGTCCGGCGGCCGCCGCGTCGCCGGCGGGCACGCCCTACGACCAGCTCCAGGTGGTGCCGGCCCGGCACCCCGGCCGCTGGGTCGCCACCGCCGTCGTCGCCGTCCTGCTGGCGATGGTGCTCAACAGCCTGGTCACCAACCCGCGGTGGGAGTGGGACGTCGTCGGCGCCTACCTCACCGAGGAGTCGATCGTCCGCGGGGTGCTCACCACCATCCAGCTGACCGCGATCACCGCGGTGCTCGGCTTCGCGCTGGGCACCGTGCTGGCGCTGATGCGGCTGAGCCGCTCGCCGCTGCTGCAGGCGGTCAGCTGGGGCTACACCTGGGTGTTCCGCTCGGTGCCGCTGATCCTGCAGCTGCTGCTCTGGTACAACCTCGCCTACCTCTACCAGCACCTGGACATCGGCATCCCGTTCGGCCCGTCCTTCGCCAGCGTCGAGACCCTCTCGCTGATCGACAAGTTCGGCGCCGCCGTGCTGGGGCTGGGCCTGCACCAGGCCGCCTACTCGGCGGAGATCGTCCGCGCCGGGATCCTCTCGGTCGACCAGGGCCAGCACGAGGCGGCCGCCTCGCTGGGCATCCCGCGCCGCCGGCAGACCACCCGGATCGTCCTGCCGCAGGCCATGCGCACCATCGTGCCGACCGCGGTCAACGAGGTGATCGGCCTGTTCAAGGGCACCTCCATCGTCTACGTGCTGGCGCTGGGCGAGCTGTTCTACACGGTGAGCGTCATCTACGGCCGGACCCAGCGGGTGCTGCCGATGCTCGTGGTCGCCGCGGTCTGGTACGTCGTGCTCACCACCGTGGTCACCGTCGTCCAGTACCACGTCGAGCGGCACTACGCCCGCGGCGCGGTCCGGACGCTGCCACCCACACCGCTGCAGCGGGTCCGGTCCGAGCTCGGCGCCGTCCTCTCCCGCTTCGGCGCACCGCGCGGAGCCACCCGATGA
- a CDS encoding GNAT family N-acetyltransferase, with translation MSTSLSATTPDQLQVVRVHPDDPLTAPLFAELAAEYDSRYGDLFGGASQELTRYPAEAFLPPDGDFVLLLDDGVAVAGGAFMRHPSGAAEVKRMWTAATHRRRGLARRVLTLLELRAAQQGYRRMHLTTGPRQPEARDLYLAAGWTPLFDPAVPRPTDTETLRALPVDQRLYAFDKQLPGDPR, from the coding sequence ATGTCCACGTCCCTGTCCGCGACCACCCCTGACCAGCTCCAGGTGGTCCGCGTCCACCCCGACGACCCGCTCACGGCGCCGTTGTTCGCCGAGCTCGCCGCCGAGTACGACAGCCGCTACGGCGACCTGTTCGGCGGCGCGTCCCAGGAGCTCACCCGCTACCCCGCCGAGGCCTTCCTCCCCCCGGACGGCGACTTCGTCCTGCTGCTGGACGACGGCGTGGCCGTCGCCGGCGGCGCCTTCATGCGGCACCCCTCCGGTGCCGCCGAGGTCAAGCGGATGTGGACCGCCGCCACCCACCGTCGCCGCGGCCTGGCCCGCCGGGTCCTCACGCTGCTCGAGCTCCGCGCCGCCCAGCAGGGCTACCGGCGGATGCACCTGACCACCGGCCCGCGCCAGCCCGAGGCGCGCGACCTCTACCTGGCCGCCGGCTGGACGCCGCTGTTCGACCCGGCCGTCCCCCGCCCCACCGACACCGAGACGCTGCGCGCCCTGCCGGTCGACCAGCGCCTCTACGCCTTCGACAAGCAGCTCCCGGGAGACCCGAGATGA
- a CDS encoding FAD/NAD(P)-binding protein codes for MSASPAPSLGHPGPSIAVVGAGPTAIGLLERLIASAPELGDGSRLQVHLVDPHPPGGGRVWRAAQPSLLWANSLAADVTVLPDPSVTVDGPVGEGTTLWQWVEAVGRGLPAGDPVGEEARRTTPTSFPSRPLVNAYLGWVLAEVVAAARPWADVHLLETRAVDVRVRTEGVDVELADGRVLAADLAVLAQGHLDAHATPAEQDVQRRADAAGLTYLPTGYTADLDLSRLAPGEDVLVRGAGLAFVDLMVLLTSGRGGRFESDGDRLRYLPSGQEPVLHVGSRRGVPYRAKLGYVWPGPPVPLRFFTPEAIDDRFGADRRLDLRADLAPVIVRELGWAHYTELFRTAPERTTLPWAEFAAEYAATDDPVLVADLVALAVPDPADRFDLAARDRPLGGARFGSADELQEAVRGLVRADLARSADPRHSADQAVFTALLFCHGTIAGLVGAGRLTPRSEAEDVSGWWMNLFSYLASGPPAPRLAELLALSEAGVIRFLGADTRVELDVDAGMFRARSASVDAVVTARALVEARIPAPAVSATPDQLVTSLLARGVAAEKTVGGGIGTGRLAVDPGQRVVSATGQVQERLFAVGFWTSGAQVAAFARPRTNAPFFRQNDALARRLWQAVVPAARALAASAA; via the coding sequence TTGTCCGCGTCCCCCGCACCCTCCCTCGGTCACCCCGGCCCGTCGATCGCCGTCGTCGGCGCCGGCCCGACCGCCATCGGCCTGCTCGAGCGGCTGATCGCCAGCGCGCCAGAGCTCGGCGACGGCAGCAGGCTGCAGGTGCACCTGGTCGACCCGCACCCGCCCGGTGGCGGGCGCGTCTGGCGCGCCGCCCAGCCGTCCCTGCTGTGGGCGAACTCGCTGGCCGCCGACGTCACCGTGCTGCCCGACCCCTCGGTCACCGTCGACGGTCCGGTGGGGGAGGGCACCACCCTGTGGCAGTGGGTCGAGGCGGTCGGCCGCGGCCTGCCGGCCGGCGACCCGGTGGGGGAGGAGGCCCGGCGGACGACGCCGACGTCCTTCCCCTCCCGCCCGCTGGTCAACGCCTACCTGGGGTGGGTGCTCGCCGAGGTGGTGGCCGCCGCCCGCCCGTGGGCCGACGTCCACCTGCTCGAGACCCGGGCGGTCGACGTCCGGGTGCGCACCGAGGGCGTCGACGTCGAGCTGGCCGACGGCCGGGTGCTCGCGGCCGACCTGGCCGTGCTCGCCCAGGGACACCTGGACGCGCACGCCACCCCTGCCGAGCAGGACGTGCAGCGGCGGGCCGACGCCGCCGGGCTCACCTACCTGCCCACCGGCTACACCGCCGACCTGGACCTCTCCCGGCTGGCGCCCGGTGAGGACGTGCTGGTGCGCGGCGCCGGCCTGGCCTTCGTCGACCTGATGGTGCTGCTCACCAGCGGTCGCGGCGGCCGGTTCGAGAGCGACGGCGACCGGCTGCGGTACCTGCCCTCGGGGCAGGAGCCGGTGCTGCACGTCGGCTCCCGGCGCGGGGTCCCGTACCGGGCCAAGCTCGGCTACGTCTGGCCCGGCCCGCCGGTGCCGCTGCGCTTCTTCACCCCCGAGGCGATCGACGACCGGTTCGGTGCCGACCGCCGGCTCGACCTGCGCGCCGACCTGGCCCCGGTGATCGTCCGGGAGCTCGGCTGGGCGCACTACACCGAGCTGTTCCGCACCGCTCCCGAGCGCACCACGCTGCCCTGGGCGGAGTTCGCCGCCGAGTACGCGGCGACCGACGACCCGGTGCTGGTCGCCGACCTGGTGGCCCTCGCCGTCCCGGACCCGGCGGACCGGTTCGACCTCGCCGCCCGGGACCGCCCGCTCGGTGGTGCCCGGTTCGGCAGCGCCGACGAGCTGCAGGAGGCGGTGCGCGGGCTGGTCCGCGCCGACCTCGCCCGCTCGGCCGACCCCCGGCACAGCGCCGACCAGGCCGTGTTCACCGCGCTGCTGTTCTGCCACGGCACCATCGCCGGGCTGGTCGGCGCCGGCCGGCTGACCCCGCGGTCGGAGGCCGAGGACGTCTCCGGCTGGTGGATGAACCTGTTCAGCTACCTGGCCAGCGGGCCGCCCGCGCCGCGGCTGGCCGAGCTGCTCGCCCTCTCCGAGGCCGGCGTGATCCGGTTCCTCGGTGCCGACACCCGGGTCGAGCTCGACGTCGACGCCGGGATGTTCCGCGCCCGGTCGGCCTCGGTCGACGCGGTGGTCACCGCCCGGGCGCTGGTCGAGGCCCGCATCCCGGCCCCCGCGGTGTCCGCCACCCCCGACCAGCTGGTCACCTCGCTGCTGGCCCGCGGGGTGGCCGCGGAGAAGACGGTCGGTGGGGGCATCGGCACCGGCCGGCTCGCCGTCGACCCCGGTCAGCGGGTGGTCAGCGCCACCGGGCAGGTGCAGGAACGGCTCTTCGCGGTCGGCTTCTGGACCTCCGGCGCGCAGGTGGCCGCCTTCGCCCGGCCCCGCACCAACGCCCCGTTCTTCCGCCAGAACGACGCCCTGGCCCGCCGGCTGTGGCAGGCCGTCGTCCCCGCCGCGCGCGCCCTCGCCGCGTCCGCCGCCTGA
- a CDS encoding LLM class flavin-dependent oxidoreductase — translation MSTHLHLAVALDGAGWHPAAWREPGARPTELLTPRYWVDLVQEAERGLLDLVTIEDGLSLQSTDRSGPDGRTDQVRGRLDAVQVAARVAPLTRSIGLVPTAVVTHTEPFHLSKAIATLDYVSTGRAGVRVKVSGSPAEAAHFGRRTLPELGSLDPADPQTQAALRELFDEAADWVEVLRRLWDSWEDDAEIRDVATGRFVDREKLHYIDFEGRSFSVKGPSITPRPPQGQPVVAALAHQAIPFELVGRSADLGFVTPADRADAGRVVGEVRAAQQAAGRAGETVHVWGDLVVFLDDDAATARARRERLDETAGAAYTSDALVFTGTPAELADLLTDWAAAGLTGYRLRPAALPHDLRQVTTGLVPELQRRGLFRTAYEADTLRGLLGLPRPANRYATV, via the coding sequence ATGAGCACCCACCTCCACCTCGCCGTCGCCCTGGACGGCGCCGGCTGGCACCCGGCCGCCTGGCGCGAGCCCGGCGCCCGCCCCACCGAGCTGCTCACCCCCCGGTACTGGGTCGACCTGGTCCAGGAGGCCGAGCGCGGCCTGCTCGACCTGGTGACCATCGAGGACGGGTTGTCCCTGCAGTCCACCGACCGCAGCGGCCCCGACGGCCGCACCGACCAGGTGCGCGGCCGGCTCGACGCCGTCCAGGTCGCCGCCCGGGTGGCGCCGCTGACCCGCTCGATCGGGCTGGTGCCGACCGCGGTGGTCACGCACACCGAGCCGTTCCACCTGTCCAAGGCGATCGCGACCCTCGACTACGTCAGCACCGGCCGCGCCGGGGTCCGGGTCAAGGTCAGCGGCAGCCCCGCGGAGGCGGCCCACTTCGGCCGCCGCACCCTCCCCGAACTGGGCAGCCTCGACCCCGCCGACCCGCAGACCCAGGCGGCCCTGCGCGAGCTCTTCGACGAGGCCGCCGACTGGGTCGAGGTGCTCCGCCGGCTCTGGGACAGCTGGGAGGACGACGCGGAGATCCGGGACGTCGCGACCGGCCGGTTCGTCGACCGGGAGAAGCTGCACTACATCGACTTCGAGGGCCGGTCGTTCTCGGTGAAGGGCCCGTCGATCACCCCGCGCCCGCCGCAGGGCCAGCCGGTAGTGGCCGCCCTGGCCCACCAGGCCATCCCGTTCGAGCTGGTCGGGCGCAGCGCCGACCTCGGCTTCGTCACGCCCGCCGACCGCGCCGACGCCGGCCGGGTCGTCGGGGAGGTGCGGGCGGCGCAGCAGGCCGCCGGCCGGGCGGGGGAGACCGTGCACGTCTGGGGTGACCTGGTCGTCTTCCTGGACGACGACGCCGCCACCGCCCGGGCCCGCCGGGAGCGGCTCGACGAGACCGCCGGCGCCGCGTACACCAGCGACGCGCTGGTCTTCACCGGCACGCCCGCCGAGCTCGCCGACCTGCTCACCGACTGGGCCGCGGCCGGGCTGACCGGCTACCGGCTGCGTCCGGCCGCGCTGCCGCACGACCTCCGGCAGGTCACCACCGGGCTGGTCCCGGAGCTGCAGCGCCGCGGTCTGTTCCGCACCGCCTACGAGGCGGACACCCTGCGCGGCCTGCTCGGGCTGCCGCGCCCCGCCAACCGCTACGCCACTGTCTGA
- a CDS encoding NtaA/DmoA family FMN-dependent monooxygenase (This protein belongs to a clade of FMN-dependent monooxygenases, within a broader family of flavin-dependent oxidoreductases, the luciferase-like monooxygenase (LMM) family, some of whose members use coenzyme F420 rather than FMN.), with protein sequence MTKQVHLAAHFPGVNNTTVWSDPAAGSHIEFGSFVRFAEAAERGKFDFLFLAEGLRLREQNGAIYDLDVVGRPDTFTVLAALAAVTEHLGLAGTINSTFNEPYEVARQFASLDHLSGGRAAWNVVTSWDAFTGENFRRGGFLAQDQRYERARTFLQTVTELLDSWRGDEVVADQQSGVFLADPDAGRFAHSDAHFDIAGRFDVPRSPQGRPVVFQAGDSEEGREFAASAADAIFSRHGTKEAGQAFYTDVKGRLEKYGRRREDLLILPAATFVIGDTDAEAAELAAEVRKQQVSGQTALRKLEEVWNRDLSGYDPDGPLPEVDPLVGEHTVAKGRASVRMNRDPLAVARDWREQAEAKGLSIRELMIEVSSRQNFIGSAATVAEQIDDLVQSDASDGFILVPHLTPGGLDPFVDAVVPLLQERGVYRTEYPGTTLRDNLGLPPLGAPA encoded by the coding sequence ATGACCAAGCAGGTGCACCTCGCCGCGCACTTCCCCGGCGTCAACAACACCACCGTGTGGAGCGACCCGGCCGCCGGCAGCCACATCGAGTTCGGCTCGTTCGTCCGGTTCGCCGAGGCCGCCGAGCGCGGGAAGTTCGACTTCCTGTTCCTCGCCGAGGGCCTCCGGCTGCGCGAGCAGAACGGCGCCATCTACGACCTGGACGTCGTGGGCCGCCCGGACACCTTCACCGTGCTGGCCGCCCTGGCCGCGGTCACCGAGCACCTCGGCCTGGCCGGCACGATCAACTCCACCTTCAACGAGCCCTACGAGGTGGCCCGCCAGTTCGCCTCGCTCGACCACCTCTCCGGCGGCCGGGCGGCCTGGAACGTCGTCACCTCCTGGGACGCGTTCACCGGGGAGAACTTCCGGCGCGGGGGCTTCCTCGCCCAGGACCAGCGCTACGAGCGGGCCCGGACGTTCCTGCAGACGGTGACCGAGCTGCTGGACAGCTGGCGGGGCGACGAGGTGGTCGCCGACCAGCAGAGCGGCGTGTTCCTGGCCGACCCGGACGCCGGCCGGTTCGCGCACTCCGACGCGCACTTCGACATCGCCGGCCGGTTCGACGTCCCGCGCAGCCCGCAGGGCCGGCCGGTGGTCTTCCAGGCCGGTGACTCCGAGGAGGGCCGGGAGTTCGCGGCCTCGGCGGCCGACGCCATCTTCAGCCGGCACGGCACCAAGGAGGCCGGGCAGGCCTTCTACACCGACGTCAAGGGCCGGTTGGAGAAGTACGGCCGCCGCCGAGAGGACCTGCTGATCCTGCCGGCCGCCACCTTCGTCATCGGCGACACCGACGCCGAGGCCGCCGAGCTCGCCGCCGAGGTGCGCAAGCAGCAGGTGTCCGGGCAGACGGCGCTGCGCAAGCTCGAGGAGGTCTGGAACCGCGACCTCTCCGGCTACGACCCCGACGGCCCGCTGCCCGAGGTCGACCCGCTGGTCGGCGAGCACACCGTGGCCAAGGGGCGGGCCAGCGTGCGGATGAACCGGGACCCGCTGGCCGTCGCGCGGGACTGGCGCGAGCAGGCCGAGGCCAAGGGCCTGTCCATCCGCGAGCTGATGATCGAGGTCAGCAGCCGGCAGAACTTCATCGGCAGCGCCGCGACCGTGGCCGAGCAGATCGACGACCTGGTGCAGTCCGACGCCAGCGACGGGTTCATCCTCGTCCCGCACCTGACCCCCGGCGGGCTCGACCCGTTCGTCGACGCCGTCGTCCCGCTGCTGCAGGAGCGCGGCGTGTACCGCACCGAGTACCCGGGGACGACGCTGCGCGACAACCTGGGCCTGCCGCCGCTCGGGGCCCCGGCGTGA
- a CDS encoding flavin reductase family protein, which translates to MSAELATGLAAEFRAVMAGVATPVSVVTTLTDGHPHGTTVSAFASLSMAPPMVLVSLDRGSELLARLGHGSVFGVNVLGSDQASLALAFARKGSDKFAGVRWSDDAGAPRLAGSPGWLACTVTQLVEGGDHVIVLGEVQRAATTAAAPLTYHARTFGTHAAAS; encoded by the coding sequence GTGAGCGCCGAGCTGGCCACGGGGCTGGCCGCGGAGTTCCGGGCGGTGATGGCCGGGGTCGCCACGCCGGTCTCGGTGGTCACCACCCTCACTGACGGGCACCCGCACGGGACGACGGTGAGCGCGTTCGCGTCGCTGTCGATGGCGCCGCCGATGGTGCTGGTCTCGCTGGACCGGGGCTCGGAGCTGCTCGCCCGGCTGGGGCACGGCAGCGTGTTCGGGGTCAACGTGCTCGGCAGCGACCAGGCCTCGCTCGCGCTGGCGTTCGCCCGCAAGGGCAGCGACAAGTTCGCCGGCGTGCGGTGGTCGGACGACGCGGGCGCGCCGCGGCTGGCCGGCAGCCCGGGCTGGCTGGCCTGCACCGTCACCCAGCTGGTCGAGGGCGGTGACCACGTGATCGTGCTGGGCGAGGTGCAGCGCGCGGCGACCACCGCCGCGGCGCCGCTGACCTACCACGCCCGCACGTTCGGCACGCACGCCGCGGCGTCGTGA